The Glycine max cultivar Williams 82 chromosome 12, Glycine_max_v4.0, whole genome shotgun sequence genome window below encodes:
- the LOC100818954 gene encoding RHOMBOID-like protein 13 isoform X1, with translation MRTFSFAFKKGFWEMGKPLFYEILEKPATSCIIGICSMIWFYIQKKNIGYSHVGLSYETAVEGHHWRIITSAFSHISVIHLVFNMSALWSLGVVEQLGHLGLGVEYYLQYTLVLVVLSGVLVLAMYHLLIQRFKLEYFRRVTAVGYSCVVFGWMTILSVKQPSSKLDLFGFLSLPISFAPFESLIFTSIIVPQASFLGHLSGIVVGYAIAWGLIHGMSNYWALSLLGWIALVFVLSLKRSGAVDLNFLEIESVTDPSLPSVRFLASNSGRTLQMSALPNGNVEIV, from the exons ATGCGCACTTTTTCATTTG CATTTAAGAAGGGGTTTTGGGAAATGGGGAAGCCTTTGTTTTATGAGATCTTGGAAAAACCTGCCACAAGTTGCATCATAGGAATATGCAGCATGATTTGGTTCTACATACAGAAGAAAAATATTGGGTATTCACATGTGGGTCTGAGTTATGAGACCGCTGTAGAAGGGCATCATTGGAGGATAATTACTTCTGCTTTTTCTCATATTAGTGTTATTCATCTTGTTTTTAATATGAGTGCACTTTGGAGTCTTGGGGTGGTAGAGCAGCTTGGTCACTTGGGCCTTGGTGTTGAGTACTACTTGCAGTACAcacttgtgttggttgttcTATCAGGAGTGCTGGTTCTTGCAATGTATCATTTGTTGATTCAAAGGTTCAAGCTTGAGTATTTTCGTCGAGTGACGGCTGTTGGGTATTCCTGTGTTGTTTTTGGGTGGATGACAATTCTTTCTGTGAAGCAACCATCTTCCAAGTTGGATCTCTTtggttttctttctcttcctatCAGTTTTGCGCCGTTTGAATCGCTTATTTTCACTTCGATCATTGTTCCTCAGGCGAGTTTTCTTGGCCATTTATCGGGCATTGTTGTTGGATATGCTATAGCATGGGGTTTGATTCATGGGATGAGCAATTACTGGGCACTTTCCTTGTTGGGATGGATTGCGCTTGTCTTTGTTTTGAGTTTGAAGAGATCTGGTGCCGTTGACCTAAACTTTCTTGAGATTGAATCTGTTACAGATCCTTCCCTACCATCTGTGCGGTTTTTGGCATCAAACAGTGGCAGAACACTGCAGATGAGTGCGTTGCCAAATGGAAATGTTGAAATTGTCTAA
- the LOC100795873 gene encoding protein ENHANCED DISEASE RESISTANCE 2-like produces the protein MAGPDDPKKSEWIDRIKSEGSIPLLDPDNCSNGWASPPGAAFKIRGPEYLTTKAKIPAGDYLLKPLGFDWIKSSVKMGEILKHSNSRVRKVIDNEFPAGDKPFVWAFNIQLPTKDNYSAVAYFTNKEPIAEGSLMDKFLKGDDAFRNSRLKMIANIVNGPWIVRKAVGEQAICIIGRALFCKYCVAENFIEVDIDIGSSMVATAIVHLAFGYVTTLTVDLAFLIESQTESELPEKLLGAFRFSNLNPASARQIDPSSVLSTGGLQKSLSKRLWKSIGQILLPGSKEDDSTSGSQNTKIVDHKNSSTDFKK, from the coding sequence ATGGCCGGCCCTGATGATCCAAAGAAATCTGAATGGATAGATAGAATAAAATCTGAAGGATCCATTCCACTCCTTGATCCAGATAACTGTTCAAATGGTTGGGCTTCACCTCCTGGAGCTGCATTCAAGATTAGAGGTCCTGAGTATTTAACAACAAAGGCTAAGATTCCTGCTGGTGATTATCTGCTCAAGCCTCTTGGATTTGATTGGATTAAAAGTTCAGTGAAAATGGGTGAGATATTGAAGCATTCGAATAGCCGGGTTAGGAAGGTCATTGATAATGAGTTTCCAGCTGGTGATAAACCTTTTGTCTGGGCATTCAATATTCAACTCCCAACCAAGGATAACTACAGTGCGGTGGCATATTTTACAAACAAAGAGCCTATTGCTGAGGGGTCACTAATGGACAAGTTCTTGAAAGGTGATGATGCTTTCAGAAACTCAAGGCTTAAGATGATTGCCAACATTGTCAATGGTCCTTGGATTGTGAGAAAAGCGGTTGGAGAGCAAGCGATATGCATAATTGGGCGTGCCCTTTTCTGTAAATACTGTGTGGCAGAGAATTTCATAGAAGTAGATATTGATATTGGATCTTCCATGGTGGCAACTGCTATAGTTCATTTGGCATTTGGTTATGTGACAACTTTGACTGTTGATCTGGCTTTCCTTATTGAGAGCCAAACTGAGTCAGAGCTTCCAGAAAAACTCTTAGGTGCATTCAGATTTTCTAACCTCAATCCTGCTTCAGCTAGACAAATTGACCCATCATCTGTTTTGAGCACTGGTGGTTTACAAAAATCCTTATCTAAAAGATTGTGGAAGTCAATAGGGCAGATTCTTCTTCCTGGTTCTAAAGAGGATGACTCTACTTCTGGTTcacaaaatactaaaattgtAGATCACAAAAACAGTTCGACTGACTTCAAGAAATG
- the LOC100818954 gene encoding RHOMBOID-like protein 13 isoform X2 has translation MGKPLFYEILEKPATSCIIGICSMIWFYIQKKNIGYSHVGLSYETAVEGHHWRIITSAFSHISVIHLVFNMSALWSLGVVEQLGHLGLGVEYYLQYTLVLVVLSGVLVLAMYHLLIQRFKLEYFRRVTAVGYSCVVFGWMTILSVKQPSSKLDLFGFLSLPISFAPFESLIFTSIIVPQASFLGHLSGIVVGYAIAWGLIHGMSNYWALSLLGWIALVFVLSLKRSGAVDLNFLEIESVTDPSLPSVRFLASNSGRTLQMSALPNGNVEIV, from the coding sequence ATGGGGAAGCCTTTGTTTTATGAGATCTTGGAAAAACCTGCCACAAGTTGCATCATAGGAATATGCAGCATGATTTGGTTCTACATACAGAAGAAAAATATTGGGTATTCACATGTGGGTCTGAGTTATGAGACCGCTGTAGAAGGGCATCATTGGAGGATAATTACTTCTGCTTTTTCTCATATTAGTGTTATTCATCTTGTTTTTAATATGAGTGCACTTTGGAGTCTTGGGGTGGTAGAGCAGCTTGGTCACTTGGGCCTTGGTGTTGAGTACTACTTGCAGTACAcacttgtgttggttgttcTATCAGGAGTGCTGGTTCTTGCAATGTATCATTTGTTGATTCAAAGGTTCAAGCTTGAGTATTTTCGTCGAGTGACGGCTGTTGGGTATTCCTGTGTTGTTTTTGGGTGGATGACAATTCTTTCTGTGAAGCAACCATCTTCCAAGTTGGATCTCTTtggttttctttctcttcctatCAGTTTTGCGCCGTTTGAATCGCTTATTTTCACTTCGATCATTGTTCCTCAGGCGAGTTTTCTTGGCCATTTATCGGGCATTGTTGTTGGATATGCTATAGCATGGGGTTTGATTCATGGGATGAGCAATTACTGGGCACTTTCCTTGTTGGGATGGATTGCGCTTGTCTTTGTTTTGAGTTTGAAGAGATCTGGTGCCGTTGACCTAAACTTTCTTGAGATTGAATCTGTTACAGATCCTTCCCTACCATCTGTGCGGTTTTTGGCATCAAACAGTGGCAGAACACTGCAGATGAGTGCGTTGCCAAATGGAAATGTTGAAATTGTCTAA